The Desulfuromonadales bacterium genome segment TTGTCCTCCAGTTCGATCTCCTTGGCGACGGTGACGCCGTCCTTGGTGATCAGCGGAGCGCCGAAGGATTTGTCGAGAATGACGTTGCGGCCCTTGGGACCGAGGGTTACCTTGACCGCGTCGGCCAGGGCATTGACCCCTTTGAGGATTTTGCTGCGGGCATCCTGCCCGAATTTGATTTCTTTGGCTGCCATGGTGCTATGTCCTCCTTGTCAGATTGGTGAATGGATTACTTTTCGATTACACCGAGGACGTCGTCCTCGCGCATCATCAGATACTCTTTGCCTTCGATCTTGATCTCGGTGCCGGCGTACTTGCCGAAGAGGATCCGGTCCCCCACCTTGACGTCCATCCCCAGCTGCTTGCCGTCCTCGGTCGTCTTCCCCTTGCCGACGGCGATGACCTTGCCCTGCTGGGGTTTCTCCTTGGCGGTGTCGGGGATGATGAGGCCCCCTGCGGTCTTGGTCTCTTCCTCTACCC includes the following:
- the groES gene encoding co-chaperone GroES — protein: MNIRPLHDRIIVERVEEETKTAGGLIIPDTAKEKPQQGKVIAVGKGKTTEDGKQLGMDVKVGDRILFGKYAGTEIKIEGKEYLMMREDDVLGVIEK